From Microcystis aeruginosa NIES-2549, a single genomic window includes:
- a CDS encoding HetP family heterocyst commitment protein, with translation MIQLPSNSNNKRDKAMTEEQFDQIVDAILNGKYSWACLLILRFAGYNPLHYIPYRTYNRLIKDNARKGPSKTEEINSLAIRDLNHVKVIESEVANLKGGFRELPWF, from the coding sequence ATGATTCAATTACCCAGTAATTCCAATAATAAACGAGATAAAGCAATGACAGAAGAACAGTTTGACCAAATTGTCGATGCGATTCTTAATGGCAAGTATTCTTGGGCCTGTCTGTTAATTTTGCGTTTCGCTGGTTACAATCCCCTCCATTACATACCCTATCGAACCTATAACCGATTGATTAAAGATAACGCCCGCAAAGGGCCGTCAAAAACCGAGGAAATAAATTCCCTCGCCATCCGAGATTTGAATCATGTAAAAGTAATTGAGTCAGAAGTGGCTAATCTCAAGGGCGGTTTTCGGGAACTTCCTTGGTTTTAA